The following coding sequences lie in one Thermosulfuriphilus ammonigenes genomic window:
- the tatC gene encoding twin-arginine translocase subunit TatC, with protein MRSPDPSLYHRTLIFLFELRKAILLMAGLFVTTVIGLYFYSPILLRHLQHHLHQKLAFFGIAEPFLAMLKLSVASAVFILMPLILLRIWLALAATFHLSRLFGLIFVLVATALFYAGAAFCYFVTLPFGIKFLLSYGSGRIEPVISVGKFVSFVGLFIIAFGLIFELPLIMILLARLGLVRPQTMARYRRHAILIISILAAVLTPTPDVINMSLMALPLYFLFEAGLLLSRPFARKVA; from the coding sequence ATGCGCTCCCCCGACCCTAGTCTGTATCATCGAACCCTTATCTTCCTCTTTGAGCTAAGAAAGGCCATCCTCTTGATGGCCGGCCTCTTTGTAACCACGGTGATAGGTCTGTATTTTTACTCCCCCATTCTCCTGCGCCATCTTCAGCATCATCTTCACCAGAAGCTGGCCTTTTTCGGGATTGCTGAACCCTTTTTGGCAATGCTCAAGCTCTCAGTGGCCTCGGCCGTCTTCATCCTCATGCCTCTTATTCTCCTGCGCATTTGGCTGGCCCTGGCAGCCACCTTTCATCTCTCCCGCCTCTTTGGCCTGATCTTCGTTTTGGTGGCCACGGCCCTCTTTTATGCCGGGGCTGCCTTCTGCTACTTTGTCACCCTACCCTTTGGAATCAAATTTCTCCTTTCCTACGGTAGTGGAAGAATCGAACCGGTTATCTCTGTAGGCAAGTTCGTCTCCTTTGTGGGTCTTTTTATCATTGCCTTTGGTCTCATCTTTGAGCTTCCCCTGATTATGATCCTTTTGGCCAGATTGGGGCTGGTAAGGCCCCAAACCATGGCCCGCTACCGACGCCATGCCATCCTGATCATCTCCATCCTGGCCGCTGTGCTCACCCCCACGCCCGATGTAATAAATATGTCTCTTATGGCCCTACCCCTTTATTTCCTCTTTGAGGCCGGGCTTCTGCTCTCCCGCCCCTTCGCCAGGAAGGTTGCCTGA
- a CDS encoding Ku protein, which translates to MRAIWSGVLRISLVTIPIKLYQAVSKKDLSFHLVHRKCGTRIRYEKVCPRCGRPVSDEEIIRAWPLDREHYVFISDEELESLRLSSSGAIEIKGFIPPQSVPPLFYADWHYLAPDGPAAEEALALFYRAMEETGRAALGEAIIRNRQRPFLIKPYEGKFLVCTLHFRDEVLAAEGLRLSGLKGLDPQGLSLAKTIVENLSLDFDPQTLVDHYREAVMALIEAKARGEAVEIRPEKEKARVVSLMEALKRSAQETAGQRLVRAKGRALKKDRVRKTS; encoded by the coding sequence ATGAGGGCTATCTGGTCAGGGGTCTTAAGGATCTCTCTGGTGACCATTCCCATCAAACTCTACCAGGCGGTCAGCAAAAAGGACCTTTCCTTTCATCTGGTGCACCGGAAATGCGGCACCCGGATCAGATACGAAAAGGTCTGCCCCCGCTGCGGCCGGCCGGTAAGCGACGAAGAGATCATCCGGGCCTGGCCGCTGGACAGAGAGCACTACGTGTTTATTAGCGACGAAGAGCTTGAGAGTCTGCGCCTCTCTTCTTCTGGGGCCATAGAGATTAAGGGTTTTATTCCGCCCCAGTCGGTCCCGCCGCTCTTTTATGCTGACTGGCACTACCTTGCTCCCGATGGACCGGCGGCCGAAGAGGCCTTGGCTCTTTTTTATCGGGCCATGGAGGAGACCGGGCGGGCGGCTCTGGGAGAGGCCATTATCCGCAACCGCCAACGCCCCTTTCTTATTAAACCCTACGAGGGAAAGTTTCTGGTCTGCACCCTTCACTTTCGGGATGAGGTCCTGGCGGCCGAGGGCCTAAGGCTCTCCGGCCTTAAGGGGCTTGATCCCCAGGGCCTTTCCCTGGCCAAGACCATTGTTGAGAACCTCAGCCTGGACTTTGACCCCCAGACCTTGGTGGATCACTACCGGGAGGCCGTCATGGCCCTCATCGAGGCCAAGGCCAGAGGTGAGGCCGTTGAGATTCGCCCCGAAAAGGAAAAGGCCCGGGTAGTCAGCCTTATGGAGGCCTTAAAGAGGAGTGCCCAGGAGACTGCCGGCCAGAGGCTGGTCCGGGCCAAAGGCCGGGCCTTAAAAAAGGACCGTGTCCGAAAAACTTCCTGA
- a CDS encoding phosphoribosylformylglycinamidine synthase subunit PurQ, which translates to MAQVKVLVLAGFGTNCERETAYACRAVGADRVDIVHQAELIHGDRRLDDFNFLCLPGGFLDGDNLGAAQAAAHRFRHARVKTTGEPLMEQLLAFIKKGGLILGICNGFQLMVKLGLLPGFDGLYTQRLVSLTYNDSGRFEDRWVWLKVNPQSPCIFTRGLERLYLPVRHGEGKFVTLDEKVLERLKEENLHTLQYADPQTGEPTQTYPLNPNGSMAAIAGLCDPTGRLFGLMPHPEAFNHRTNHPAWTRESLPEEGLGLSLFRNAVEYLRQRDV; encoded by the coding sequence ATGGCCCAAGTAAAGGTCTTAGTTCTGGCCGGGTTTGGAACCAACTGTGAACGGGAAACAGCTTACGCCTGCCGAGCGGTGGGGGCCGACCGGGTGGACATTGTCCACCAGGCCGAACTCATCCACGGGGACCGGCGTCTTGATGATTTCAATTTTCTCTGTCTGCCCGGGGGGTTCCTGGATGGAGACAACCTGGGTGCCGCCCAGGCGGCGGCCCACCGTTTTCGCCACGCCCGGGTCAAGACCACCGGTGAACCTCTAATGGAGCAGCTCCTGGCCTTTATCAAAAAAGGCGGCCTTATTCTGGGAATCTGTAATGGCTTCCAGTTAATGGTCAAACTGGGGCTGTTGCCCGGCTTTGATGGCCTCTATACCCAGCGCCTGGTCTCCCTCACCTATAACGACTCCGGGCGCTTTGAGGATCGCTGGGTCTGGTTAAAGGTAAACCCTCAGTCCCCCTGCATCTTTACCCGGGGGCTGGAGAGACTCTATCTTCCTGTGCGTCACGGTGAGGGTAAGTTCGTCACCCTTGATGAAAAAGTCCTTGAGCGTCTTAAAGAAGAGAACCTCCACACCCTCCAATATGCGGATCCTCAAACAGGAGAGCCGACCCAGACTTATCCTCTCAACCCCAATGGCTCGATGGCGGCCATCGCCGGCCTCTGTGATCCCACGGGGCGTCTCTTTGGCCTCATGCCTCACCCTGAGGCCTTCAATCACCGGACAAACCACCCTGCCTGGACAAGGGAGAGTTTGCCAGAGGAGGGGCTGGGTCTTAGCCTTTTCCGAAATGCGGTGGAGTACCTACGTCAGAGAGATGTCTGA
- the ligD gene encoding non-homologous end-joining DNA ligase — protein MSEKLPETIRPMLAYLSAPFDSPDHLYEVKWDGTRCLLFLERGRLRLQNRRLRDITYRYPEFSHLSEVIPQDGVVLDGEIVVLKEGRPHFTSLQEREHTRSKEKIRLLSRSLPATYIVFDLLYLGYKPLLNLPLIRRREYLRKLLPQDPYLVESEYVLNRGLDFFAAVCQRGLEGVMAKDIRSPYLPGQRSHYWLKFKPRGRRRCLIVGYIPGPKGGLRSLLVAEETEEGLRFRGRVGTGLKQEEERLLLQRLQKLPPGRPFPTVKIKDAHWVSPELSCLVSYQEITNKGRFRAPVFEGLVDETGLQTR, from the coding sequence GTGTCCGAAAAACTTCCTGAAACCATCCGGCCCATGTTGGCCTATCTAAGTGCCCCCTTTGACTCCCCTGACCATCTCTATGAAGTCAAATGGGATGGCACCAGGTGTCTTCTCTTTTTGGAAAGAGGCCGGTTAAGGCTTCAGAACCGCCGGCTGCGAGATATCACTTACCGCTACCCCGAATTTAGCCATCTCTCCGAAGTCATTCCCCAGGATGGAGTAGTTCTTGATGGAGAAATTGTGGTCTTAAAAGAGGGGCGGCCGCACTTTACCAGCCTTCAGGAGCGAGAACATACCCGATCTAAAGAAAAAATCCGTCTTCTTTCCCGGAGCCTTCCGGCGACGTATATAGTCTTTGATCTTCTCTACCTTGGTTATAAACCCCTCCTTAACCTTCCCCTTATTCGGCGTCGAGAATATCTTCGGAAACTTCTACCCCAGGATCCCTATCTGGTGGAATCCGAATATGTTCTCAACCGGGGGCTCGACTTCTTTGCCGCCGTCTGTCAGAGAGGTTTAGAGGGGGTGATGGCCAAAGACATCCGAAGCCCTTATCTCCCCGGCCAGAGAAGCCATTACTGGCTTAAATTCAAACCCCGGGGCCGGAGACGATGCCTTATTGTGGGTTATATACCCGGCCCCAAAGGCGGCCTCCGCTCTCTCCTGGTGGCAGAGGAGACCGAAGAGGGACTGCGCTTCCGGGGACGCGTGGGAACGGGCCTCAAGCAGGAAGAAGAAAGATTGCTCCTCCAGCGTCTCCAGAAATTGCCCCCGGGGCGTCCTTTTCCGACCGTAAAAATTAAAGATGCCCACTGGGTAAGCCCGGAGCTTAGCTGCCTGGTATCTTATCAGGAGATAACCAACAAGGGACGCTTCAGGGCCCCTGTCTTTGAGGGGTTGGTAGATGAAACAGGCCTTCAGACTCGATGA
- a CDS encoding FlxA-like family protein: protein MKPLKTFILVILGFLLLAAPTWAESTEELKAQIEALKRQMAEMQAAMQAQIEALQKKLEQVQSQGVAPQVVAKEARPVFSKKNTEWLLYGKLKTDLTYDTAKMTYYNDFIGAVANRSRTENADSGNDSTNFNPRDTRFGFWAAHKEGDWLVKGRFEMDFYGYNNGNNLIPRMRLAYSDITNLATKTSLRIGQDWIPVARLNPSTIDFGILSAAGNLWWRVPQVTLRQKINKNWELLLALMKHRRLDPNREDRMPWALARVAYSGGLLGPGNMIALGGGYRHASYQAEDSSNVDRWLAVAEWKFHLLDKRLLFKGEAWFGKGIGESFLRYELDTREDGKAAWASGGWADVTWFFAPRWSATVGLGFDNPSDSDIMKGRTVADLSDRQFTQNSQYFANVWYQLTKPLKVGFEVIHIETERDYQTDVANRFTLSVQYLF, encoded by the coding sequence ATGAAGCCTTTAAAAACATTCATTCTGGTCATTTTAGGATTTCTTCTCCTGGCGGCACCAACCTGGGCCGAGAGCACCGAGGAGCTTAAGGCCCAGATCGAGGCCCTCAAGCGCCAGATGGCTGAGATGCAGGCGGCCATGCAGGCCCAGATTGAGGCCCTCCAAAAGAAGCTGGAGCAGGTCCAGAGTCAGGGAGTGGCCCCCCAGGTGGTGGCCAAAGAGGCCCGTCCGGTCTTTAGCAAGAAAAACACCGAATGGCTCCTTTACGGCAAGCTTAAAACCGACCTTACCTATGACACGGCCAAGATGACTTACTACAACGACTTCATCGGGGCGGTGGCCAATCGGAGCAGGACCGAAAACGCTGATTCCGGCAACGATTCCACCAACTTTAACCCCCGGGATACCCGCTTTGGCTTCTGGGCGGCCCATAAAGAGGGAGACTGGCTGGTCAAAGGACGCTTTGAGATGGACTTCTACGGCTATAACAACGGCAACAATCTCATCCCGCGGATGCGCCTGGCCTACTCGGATATCACCAATCTGGCCACCAAGACCAGCCTTCGCATTGGGCAAGACTGGATCCCGGTGGCCAGGCTGAATCCCTCCACCATAGACTTTGGTATCCTGAGTGCCGCTGGCAACCTCTGGTGGCGGGTTCCCCAGGTAACCCTGCGCCAAAAGATTAACAAAAACTGGGAGCTCCTCCTGGCCCTCATGAAGCACCGGCGGCTTGATCCCAACCGTGAGGACCGTATGCCCTGGGCCCTGGCCCGGGTGGCCTACAGTGGCGGTCTTCTTGGCCCAGGGAACATGATCGCCCTGGGTGGCGGTTACCGTCATGCCAGCTACCAAGCAGAGGATTCCAGCAACGTTGATCGCTGGCTGGCCGTGGCCGAATGGAAGTTCCACCTTCTGGACAAAAGGCTCCTTTTCAAAGGTGAGGCCTGGTTTGGTAAGGGGATCGGAGAGAGCTTTCTCCGCTACGAGCTGGACACCCGGGAAGACGGCAAGGCCGCCTGGGCCTCAGGAGGCTGGGCTGACGTTACCTGGTTTTTTGCCCCCCGCTGGTCGGCTACGGTGGGTTTAGGGTTTGACAACCCCAGCGACAGCGATATCATGAAGGGGCGCACCGTTGCTGATCTTAGCGATCGTCAGTTTACCCAAAACAGCCAGTATTTTGCCAACGTCTGGTATCAACTCACCAAACCACTTAAGGTGGGGTTTGAGGTTATCCATATAGAGACCGAAAGAGACTATCAGACAGATGTGGCCAACCGATTTACCCTTTCGGTTCAGTATCTATTTTAG
- a CDS encoding putative nucleotidyltransferase substrate binding domain-containing protein — MSGPTDIPRHLIRQRLQALSPFSYESRISEIMVSPVFTCPSDISIRKMAQEMARRQISSAVVVGDDGTPVGIITERDLLTKVVSQETVDPDRTPAAAIMSAPPVTLPPTARVYEALSLLARRGIKHLPVVEGGQVVGIITLRHLMRLTHAEPLVIIGQIEAAKSTKELAEIKATLPALAASRLSSGLAAPQVMAMVSMIHRDLHRRALELALESMTSPPPAPFCLFLTGSHGRGEALLSPDQDHGLILADYPDRLYGKIDGFFMELATRFGRYLEEIGYPRCPGYIMAENPLWRKRLSEWQEQFLIWLKIESYHTVRYLTLIFDASPILGEPSLFEKLRNYEIRTIQRHHNVIRQMYEEEARHRVPLGLFRQFITEKEGPYRGKLNLKRSGLIFVVEAVRVLALKAGIAEASTLERLRALASKGALSREDAEYAEHAFHILVHHALQAQINSWQRGEPISYYLNPKELSAYDQDMLRYAFQAIKRLKELVDAAFGGLIL, encoded by the coding sequence ATGTCCGGGCCAACCGATATCCCCCGTCATCTCATCCGCCAGAGGCTCCAGGCCTTAAGCCCCTTTTCTTATGAAAGCCGGATCTCAGAGATTATGGTCTCCCCGGTCTTCACCTGTCCCTCGGATATTTCCATTCGGAAGATGGCCCAGGAGATGGCCCGGCGGCAGATTTCCTCTGCCGTGGTGGTGGGAGACGACGGAACTCCGGTAGGAATCATCACCGAACGGGATCTTCTCACCAAGGTCGTCTCCCAGGAGACAGTGGATCCAGATAGAACCCCGGCAGCGGCCATTATGAGCGCCCCTCCGGTAACCCTTCCGCCCACCGCCAGGGTATATGAGGCCCTCTCCCTGCTGGCCCGGCGGGGAATAAAACACCTTCCGGTGGTGGAAGGGGGCCAGGTGGTGGGGATTATTACCCTGCGCCATCTCATGCGTCTTACTCACGCCGAGCCTTTGGTGATCATTGGTCAGATAGAGGCCGCAAAATCAACCAAAGAGCTGGCAGAGATCAAGGCCACCTTGCCGGCCTTAGCGGCAAGCCGCCTCTCCAGTGGTCTTGCCGCCCCCCAGGTGATGGCCATGGTCTCTATGATTCACCGAGATCTCCATCGGCGGGCCTTAGAGCTGGCCCTTGAATCCATGACCTCCCCTCCCCCGGCTCCTTTCTGCCTCTTTCTTACCGGGAGCCATGGTCGAGGAGAGGCCCTCCTTAGCCCCGACCAGGATCACGGCCTGATCCTGGCAGATTATCCCGACCGGCTTTACGGAAAAATAGATGGTTTCTTTATGGAGCTAGCCACCAGATTCGGCCGCTATCTGGAGGAAATAGGCTATCCACGCTGTCCAGGATACATCATGGCCGAAAACCCTCTCTGGAGGAAACGACTTTCGGAGTGGCAGGAGCAGTTCCTCATCTGGCTTAAAATCGAAAGTTACCACACTGTAAGATACCTGACCCTTATCTTTGATGCCTCTCCCATCTTAGGAGAGCCCTCCCTTTTTGAAAAGCTACGAAACTACGAGATAAGAACCATCCAGAGACACCACAACGTCATTCGCCAGATGTATGAAGAAGAGGCCCGCCACCGGGTGCCCTTGGGGCTGTTTCGGCAGTTCATTACCGAAAAAGAGGGCCCTTACCGGGGAAAGCTGAACCTTAAACGCAGCGGCCTCATCTTTGTGGTGGAAGCTGTAAGAGTCCTGGCCCTTAAGGCCGGTATCGCCGAGGCCTCCACCCTGGAGCGCCTCCGGGCCCTGGCCAGCAAAGGGGCCCTCTCGCGAGAGGATGCCGAATACGCTGAGCATGCCTTTCATATTTTGGTTCATCACGCCCTTCAGGCCCAAATCAACTCCTGGCAGAGGGGTGAACCCATTAGTTATTACCTGAACCCCAAAGAGCTCTCCGCCTACGACCAAGACATGCTCCGCTACGCCTTCCAGGCCATAAAAAGACTTAAAGAACTGGTTGACGCTGCCTTCGGTGGCTTGATCCTCTAA
- a CDS encoding tetratricopeptide repeat protein — protein MKQAFRLDEVVRLTGLSASQIKTLARRRIVPSGRDKDGPFWGFRELRALRRIKAFLDQGMDLERLIRGLRRLDPEDLPRLELRGRRLLLRRGDVLLEPGGQLCLDFSPLCPQTLDLSPTTAEGWFYLGLSREAQGDQSGALLAYQKALELDPQHADSLVNLGNLHYQEGDLSQAKERYFEALIIEPDHPEASFNLGCLLMEEAEPAMAAVFFRRVVEKDPEFSDAYFCLGEALLLIDRTREARIWLKRYLSVDPQGPYAPLARKLLKGGSP, from the coding sequence ATGAAACAGGCCTTCAGACTCGATGAAGTCGTCAGGCTAACCGGCCTTTCGGCCAGCCAGATAAAGACCCTGGCCCGCCGGAGAATCGTTCCCTCCGGCCGGGACAAAGATGGCCCCTTCTGGGGGTTTCGAGAGCTTCGGGCCCTGCGCCGAATCAAGGCCTTTTTGGACCAGGGGATGGACCTGGAGAGGCTCATCAGAGGCCTCAGAAGGCTTGATCCAGAGGACCTCCCTCGCCTTGAGCTCCGCGGAAGACGGCTTCTTTTACGAAGAGGGGACGTACTCCTTGAGCCCGGTGGCCAGCTCTGCCTAGACTTCTCCCCTCTCTGCCCCCAGACCCTTGACCTCTCCCCTACCACGGCTGAAGGTTGGTTTTACCTGGGGCTTTCCCGGGAGGCCCAGGGGGATCAAAGCGGAGCCCTGCTAGCCTATCAGAAGGCCCTTGAACTTGACCCTCAGCATGCCGACAGCCTGGTCAATCTGGGCAACCTCCACTACCAAGAGGGAGATCTTTCCCAGGCCAAGGAGCGCTACTTTGAGGCCCTGATAATCGAACCAGACCATCCGGAGGCCTCCTTTAACCTGGGCTGTCTCCTTATGGAAGAGGCCGAGCCGGCCATGGCCGCTGTCTTCTTCCGCCGGGTGGTGGAGAAAGATCCGGAATTCAGTGATGCTTACTTCTGCCTTGGAGAGGCCCTCCTGCTCATTGATCGGACCAGAGAGGCCCGGATATGGTTGAAACGCTATCTTTCTGTAGACCCCCAGGGGCCTTACGCCCCCCTGGCCCGGAAGCTTCTCAAAGGGGGTAGCCCATGA
- a CDS encoding secondary thiamine-phosphate synthase enzyme YjbQ, producing the protein MRVITRDFSLSTRGFGDTLDITPQVQEILEDSGLSEGCLTVFVPGSTGAVTTIEFESGVISDLKRALERLVPQDMAYEHDLAWGDGNGFSHVRAALMKPSLSIPFKEGRLLLGTWQQVVFLDFDNRPRRRRLVVQLIGE; encoded by the coding sequence ATGAGGGTGATTACTAGAGACTTTTCTCTCTCCACCCGTGGATTTGGCGATACCCTGGATATTACCCCTCAGGTGCAGGAGATCCTTGAGGACTCAGGGCTTTCTGAAGGATGCCTCACGGTCTTTGTTCCGGGCTCCACCGGAGCGGTGACCACCATTGAGTTTGAATCCGGGGTCATCTCCGACCTTAAGCGGGCCCTTGAGCGTCTTGTCCCCCAGGATATGGCCTATGAGCATGATCTGGCCTGGGGCGACGGAAATGGCTTTTCCCACGTTCGGGCGGCCCTGATGAAGCCATCTTTGAGTATTCCCTTTAAGGAAGGCCGTCTGCTCCTTGGGACCTGGCAGCAAGTGGTCTTTTTAGACTTTGATAACCGGCCCCGCCGGCGCCGGTTAGTGGTTCAGCTGATAGGAGAATAA
- the acs gene encoding acetate--CoA ligase produces the protein MSQTTKIESVLKEQRVFYPPQAGRDEAYIATMHEYREIYRYSLEDPDGFWSERAKELVSWFRLWDRTCHWDFEKPEIRFFEGGKLNACYNCLDRHLTGETKNKAAIIWQGEPDEDVRVYTYQMLHREVCRFANVLKKLGIKKGDRVAIYLPMIPELPVVMLACARIGAIHSVVFGGFSSESLKTRIQDCEARLLITADGCWRAGRKIELKKNADEALKDCPTVEKCIVVKRLGLDINWEPERDIWYHEAIWAEDIKDWCECEEMDAEDILFILYTSGSTGKPKGVFHTTGGYLVYTAHTLQWVFDLKAEDIFWCTADIGWITGHSYIVYGPLTLGATEIMYESVPTYPHPGRFWELCERYAVTLFYTAPTVIRALMREGDEWPHKYDLSSLRILGTVGEPINPEAWLWYYTHVGQGRCPIVDTWWQTETGGFLISPIPYAMPLKPGSATLALPGVEPVILKDDGTPAGVNEGGHLCMARAWPGMLRGVWGDPERFKQIYFSRFKGYYYTGDGARQDEDGYFWIMGRLDDVINVSGHRLGTMELESALVAHPAVAEAAVIGVPHEVKGETIYAFVILKEGYEPSDELRKELVKHVRTVIGPIATPEYLQFVSGLPKTRSGKIMRRILRKIATGQYEDLGDTSTLADPAVVDELIKGRKELLKSK, from the coding sequence ATGTCCCAGACCACCAAGATTGAATCGGTCCTCAAGGAACAGCGGGTTTTCTATCCCCCTCAGGCCGGCCGAGACGAGGCCTACATTGCCACCATGCATGAATACCGAGAGATCTATCGCTACAGTCTTGAGGATCCGGATGGCTTCTGGAGTGAACGGGCCAAGGAGCTGGTCAGCTGGTTCCGCCTCTGGGATCGGACATGCCATTGGGATTTCGAAAAACCAGAGATCCGCTTCTTTGAAGGAGGAAAGCTCAACGCCTGCTACAACTGCCTCGATCGCCATCTTACCGGAGAGACCAAAAACAAAGCGGCCATTATCTGGCAGGGTGAACCCGACGAAGATGTCCGGGTCTATACCTATCAGATGCTCCACCGGGAGGTGTGCCGCTTCGCCAACGTTCTCAAAAAACTGGGTATCAAGAAGGGAGATCGGGTGGCCATCTATCTGCCCATGATCCCTGAACTTCCGGTAGTTATGCTGGCCTGTGCCCGGATCGGAGCCATCCATTCGGTGGTCTTTGGAGGGTTCTCCTCCGAGAGTCTCAAAACCCGTATTCAGGACTGTGAGGCCCGACTCCTTATCACCGCTGATGGTTGCTGGCGAGCGGGTCGAAAGATAGAGCTCAAGAAAAATGCCGATGAGGCCCTGAAGGATTGTCCCACGGTGGAAAAATGCATTGTCGTCAAGCGTCTGGGGCTGGATATAAACTGGGAGCCTGAAAGAGACATCTGGTATCACGAGGCCATCTGGGCTGAAGATATTAAGGATTGGTGCGAGTGTGAGGAGATGGATGCCGAGGATATCCTTTTTATCCTCTACACCTCAGGATCCACCGGAAAGCCCAAGGGGGTCTTCCATACCACCGGCGGCTATTTGGTCTACACAGCCCACACCCTTCAATGGGTCTTTGATCTTAAGGCCGAAGATATCTTCTGGTGTACGGCCGACATTGGCTGGATCACCGGCCATTCATATATCGTCTATGGTCCGTTGACCTTAGGGGCTACGGAGATAATGTATGAAAGCGTTCCCACCTATCCTCATCCAGGAAGGTTCTGGGAGCTATGTGAGCGCTACGCCGTGACCCTCTTCTACACCGCCCCTACGGTGATAAGGGCCCTGATGCGCGAAGGAGACGAATGGCCCCACAAATATGATCTCTCTTCTCTGCGAATTTTAGGCACAGTGGGTGAGCCCATTAATCCCGAGGCCTGGCTCTGGTATTATACCCACGTTGGCCAGGGGCGCTGTCCCATTGTGGATACCTGGTGGCAGACAGAAACCGGAGGTTTTCTCATCTCTCCCATTCCCTACGCCATGCCCCTTAAGCCAGGTTCGGCCACCCTGGCCCTGCCCGGAGTCGAACCCGTCATCCTTAAAGACGACGGCACCCCCGCCGGGGTCAACGAAGGGGGACACCTGTGTATGGCCCGGGCCTGGCCGGGAATGCTCCGGGGGGTCTGGGGTGATCCAGAACGTTTTAAGCAGATCTACTTCAGCCGCTTCAAGGGCTACTACTACACCGGCGATGGGGCCAGGCAGGATGAAGACGGCTACTTCTGGATCATGGGTCGCCTTGATGATGTCATCAACGTCTCCGGCCACCGGCTGGGCACCATGGAGCTTGAGTCTGCCCTGGTAGCCCACCCGGCGGTAGCCGAGGCCGCGGTCATCGGTGTCCCCCATGAGGTAAAGGGAGAGACCATCTACGCCTTCGTCATCCTCAAGGAGGGCTATGAGCCCTCAGATGAGCTGCGCAAGGAGCTTGTCAAGCACGTCCGGACAGTTATCGGGCCCATTGCCACACCGGAGTATCTCCAGTTTGTCTCCGGACTGCCCAAGACCCGCTCGGGGAAAATCATGCGCCGTATCCTGAGAAAGATTGCCACCGGCCAGTATGAAGACCTGGGTGATACCAGCACCCTGGCTGACCCGGCAGTGGTGGATGAACTCATAAAGGGCCGGAAAGAGCTACTGAAAAGCAAATAG